A stretch of DNA from Phormidium ambiguum IAM M-71:
ACTTCGTATTGAAAATTTTCTTTACTTAAAAATTCCTCAAGTAATTGAGTTGGTTCTTTGTAGGCAATAATGAAAGCTTTGTCGATCGAATTAACCAGCCGATCAGATTCAGCTATGTTGCTAGTGAAATTGACCTGGTTCATGCTAACCATAAATAAATCTATTACGAGTATAGCCTCGAAAAAACAAAGGTCAACTCTTACTCAGCACTCAAAAATTCCAAATAACCATTACTTAATTCTTTCACTGCTAAATCATAAAATTGCTTGCCATGTTCCGCTGTTGCTAAAGCAGGATTTGATCCCATTCTGCCATCAGGGTAACGCTTGCGAAAATCTACCGCGCCATAAATACTATGCCCCTTGCCAACTTCTTCTGAAAGTTGCCCTTCTTTAATTGCTTCTGGATAAACAAATTGGGTAACAGCTACTTCGCTGGGAGTGGCGTGAGAACCTTCTTGTTCACCATACAATTCTTTAGCTAATTTATAAACTGAACTGCACATAAACCAGTTAGCAACATAACATTTTACTTGCTCATGATTCCTGACATTTAAATCTGCTAAATGCGCGTAAGTTTCGGCAAAAGCCGCTTTCATTGTAGCGATATTACCACCATGTCCGTTAATAAAATAGAACTTAGTAAATCCAGCTTTAGCTAAACAAGTTACATAATCTTTAATTAACAAAATCATCGTACTAGGACGCAGACTAATTGTGCCTGGAAAACTTGTATGATGTAGCGCCATTCCTACGTTAATTGTAGGGCCAACCATTGCATTTATTTCTGCTCCTACACCTTTTGCGATCGCCTCTGCACAAATCGCATCTGTACCAATTAATCCTGTAGGCCCATGTTGTTCAGTAGAACCTATTGGCATAATAATCCCTGTAGACTTTGCCAAATACTCTTCTACTTCTGTCCAAGTACTTAAATGTAGCAGCATTCTTAGTTCTCAATTGTTTTATAAATTTCATTGTAAAGAAATGCTGCTAAAAATGCCAAAATAAGTTTAAGATGAGGTTATGAATTAAAAAAAGTTGATGGTAAATTCAATTACGCCTACCCAAATTAGTGCTGGGTTTCATGCCTTGTCTGACCCTCTGCGCTTGCAAATCATTGAATTACTTAGGGAAAGAGAGTTATGTGTTTGTGAGTTATGCGAACATTTGGAAGTGAGTCAATCTAAACTCTCGTTTCACTTGAAAACCCTTAAAGAAGCGGGTTTACTTCGTTCGCAGCAAGAAGGACGTTGGATTTATTACAGCCTGAATTTGGCGCAATTTGTAGTTTTAGAGCAGTATTTGGCAGATTATCGCCGCTTTAGTCCGATCGTTCCCGCCCGCGCCTGTCAAGATTAAAAGGTATCCATCAAGTTTTATTGAAATGTACTTGACAAATCAATTTTTTTTGAAATGATGGTAGTACCCCTTATTTATTGAACAGGGGGAGAAGACATGAATGTAACCGAAAAGCCGCAAGTTTTCAGATTAAGAAAAATCACTTTAATCGTAGGTGCAGCTGCGCTATTGAACTCATGTTCTCAAGTGCAATCCCAACAGAAACCAATTAAAATTGATGGATCGAGTACGGTTTATCCGATTACGAGTGCGATCGCCAAAAACTACCAAACAACCAATCCCAACACCAAAGTAGAAACTGGGTTTTCAGGGACTACGGGAGGGTTTAGAAAATTCTGTACCAAAGAAGTAGACATAGCAAATGCTTCCCGTCCAATTAATGCCCAAGAAATGCAAACTTGCAACCAAGCTGGGGTAAGATTTATTGAATTACCTGTAGCTTTTGATGCTTTAACTATCGTAGTTAATCCCCAAAATAATTGGGTGCAAAACATCACTGTAGATGAGTTAAAAAGAATTTGGGAACCAGCCGCAGAAGGTAAAATTACTAACTGGAATCAAGTT
This window harbors:
- a CDS encoding creatininase family protein; protein product: MLLHLSTWTEVEEYLAKSTGIIMPIGSTEQHGPTGLIGTDAICAEAIAKGVGAEINAMVGPTINVGMALHHTSFPGTISLRPSTMILLIKDYVTCLAKAGFTKFYFINGHGGNIATMKAAFAETYAHLADLNVRNHEQVKCYVANWFMCSSVYKLAKELYGEQEGSHATPSEVAVTQFVYPEAIKEGQLSEEVGKGHSIYGAVDFRKRYPDGRMGSNPALATAEHGKQFYDLAVKELSNGYLEFLSAE
- a CDS encoding ArsR/SmtB family transcription factor; translation: MVNSITPTQISAGFHALSDPLRLQIIELLRERELCVCELCEHLEVSQSKLSFHLKTLKEAGLLRSQQEGRWIYYSLNLAQFVVLEQYLADYRRFSPIVPARACQD